In Pyrus communis chromosome 1, drPyrComm1.1, whole genome shotgun sequence, the following are encoded in one genomic region:
- the LOC137732501 gene encoding type I inositol polyphosphate 5-phosphatase 13-like isoform X1, translated as MEERSEDDDRDALAGLSNAPPPRKSHSLSHQLRPTSAQKRHHQIRKHSLDDVHVVPKSVHNNNNVDYYDSSDDDFFPYSTSNSSSTTTTSNAVGGADYEVYVGGTHSHRLDQSLCMDDGDDPDDNRECQPLPEFIGSGGGTGIFKVPTRAFVHPGRPPCLELRPHPLRETQVGRFLRTIACTNTQLWAGQEGGVRVWDLKDAFEPGFGITSRVMRGDEDAAPYYESVNTSPTHCLTVDTGNRLIWTGHKDGKIRSWKMDQSLDASTPFKEGLSWQAHRAPVLAMVFTAYGDMWSGSEGGVIKIWPWETIEKSLSLKPEERHMAALLVERSCIDLRNQVTVNGVCSISSQDVKCLVSDNFRAKVWCAGSMSFSWWDARTRELVKVFNVEGQIENRVDMSAVQQDQAVEDEMKVKFVSTSKKEKSGGFLQRSRNAIMGAADAVRRVATRGAGAFVEESKKTEALVQTADGMIWSGCTNGLLVQWDGNGNRVQDFNHHYSGVQCFCTLGTRIYVGYVSGMIQVLDLEGNLIAGWVAHSSPVIKLAVGTGVVYSLATHGGIRGWHIKSPGPTDNLIRTELAAKESVYTKRDNVRILVGSWNVGQGRASQDALMSWLGSAVPDVGIVVVGLQEVEMGAGFLAMSAAKETVGLEGSSVGNWWLDNIGKALEEGKTFERMGSRQLAGLLISLWVRKNLRTHVGDIDAGAVPCGFGRAIGNKGGVGLRIRVYDRIMCFVNCHLAAHLEAVNRRNADFDHIYRNMIFNRSSLLNTAAGMLPYLFLSCSLAFSMYLFWLLYSSGLPWVLSLAAGVSTSVNMSRAPNAVSGNTEDVRPELAEADVVVFLGDFNYRLFGISYDEARDFVSQRCFDWLREKDQLRAEMKAGKVFQGMREALIRFPPTYKFERHQAGLAGYDSGEKKRIPAWCDRIIYRDNRPLPVAECSLECPVVSSIIQYEARMDVTDSDHKPVRCKLSLQIAHVDRSVRRKEFGEIVKSNQNIRSNLEESNYVPETILNTNNIILQNQDTSILRITNKCVKDTAVFKITCEGQSTVKEDGEEPDYRPRGANGFPRWLEITPAAGMIKPEQSVEVSVHHEEFHTLEEFVDGIPQNWWCEDTCDKEAILMVSVQGSCSAQTCSHRVRVRHCFSAKTRMDSKSNSSKKCQGSPVHRSEVRQPNISSETNLKNPRS; from the exons ATGGAGGAGAGAAGTGAGGACGACGACAGGGACGCATTGGCCGGCCTAAGCAACGCCCCTCCGCCCCGCAAATCCCATTCGTTGAGCCATCAGCTGCGCCCAACCTCCGCCCAAAAACGCCACCACCAAATACGCAAACATAGCCTCGACGACGTCCACGTTGTCCCCAAGAGCGTTCATAACAATAATAATGTGGACTACTACGACTCTTCTGACGACGATTTCTTTCCTTACTCCACCTCCAACAGcagcagcaccaccaccactagTAATGCTGTTGGCGGTGCTGATTATGAAGTGTACGTGGGCGGCACTCACTCCCATAGGCTGGACCAAAGCCTCTGCATGGACGATGGTGATGATCCTGATGACAACAGAGAATGCCAGCCGTTGCCCGAATTCATTGGCAGTGGCGGCGGCACTGGCATCTTCAAGGTTCCAACTCGCGCCTTTGTCCATCCTGGTCGTCCCCCCTGCTTGGAGCTGAGACCCCACCCTCTCAGGGAGACACAGGTTGGCAGGTTCCTCAGGACCATTGCCTGCACTAACACCCAGCTGTGGGCTGGCCAGGAGGGCGGAGTCAGGGTCTGGGATTTAAAGGACGCCTTTGAACCTGGCTTTGGTATTACTAGCAGAGTCATGAGGGGTGATGAGGATGCCGCCCCATACTATGAATCCGTCAACACCTCTCCCACCCATTGTCTCACGGTTGATACCGGCAATCGCTTGATTTGGACTGGCCATAAGGATGGCAAGATCAGGTCTTGGAAGATGGATCAGTCTTTGGATGCTTCTACTCCTTTTAAGGAAGGTCTTTCCTGGCAGGCCCACCGTGCTCCTGTTCTCGCCATGGTTTTCACTGCTTACG GTGATATGTGGTCAGGTTCCGAGGGTGGTGTTATCAAAATCTGGCCATGGGAAaccattgaaaaatctctctcccTAAAACCCGAGGAAAGGCATATGGCAGCTTTGCTGGTGGAGAGGTCGTGCATTGACCTCAGGAACCAAGTTACTGTTAATGGCGTCTGTAGTATATCTTCTCAAGATGTCAAGTGTTTGGTTTCTGATAATTTCAGAGCTAAAGTTTGGTGTGCCGGTTCTATGTCCTTCTCCTGGTG GGACGCTCGTACAAGAGAGCTTGTGAAAGTCTTTAATGTAGAAGGTCAGATTGAGAATCGAGTTGACATGTCAGCAGTGCAGCAAGATCAAGCAGTAGAAGATGAGATGAAGGTAAAATTTGTTTCAACATCCAAAAAGGAGAAATCCGGGGGCTTTCTACAACGGTCGCGTAATGCTATAATGGGAGCTGCAGATGCTGTTCGACGAGTTGCAACAAGAGGGGCTGGGGCATTTGTAGAAGAATCCAAGAAGACAGAAGCACTAGTGCAAACTGCGGATGGCATGATATGGAGTGGATGCACAAATGGTTTACTGGTTCAGTGGGATGGAAATGGTAACCGTGTGCAAGATTTTAATCACCATTATTCTGGTGTCCAATGCTTTTGCACTCTTGGGACACGAATATATGTAGGCTATGTGAGTGGCATGATTCAGGTATTGGATCTTGAGGGAAATCTGATTGCAGGATGGGTTGCACACAGTAGTCCAGTGATAAAACTGGCCGTTGGAACTGGTGTTGTTTATAGCTTGGCCACCCATGGTGGTATTCGCGGATGGCACATCAAATCTCCAGGACCTACAGACAACTTGATACGTACAGAATTGGCTGCAAAAGAAAGTGTATATACCAAAAGAGACAATGTTAGAATTTTAGTAGGCTCATGGAATGTTGGTCAAGGAAGAGCATCTCAGGATGCACTAATGTCATGGTTGGGCTCTGCTGTGCCGGATGTTGGCATTGTAGTTGTCGGGTTACAAGAAGTAGAAATGGGCGCAGGCTTTCTTGCAATGTCTGCAGCAAAAGAAACT GTAGGGCTTGAAGGGAGTTCTGTTGGCAACTGGTGGCTTGATAATATAGGAAAGGCCTTAGAAGAAGGAAAAACTTTCGAACGTATGGGTTCTAGGCAGCTTGCTGGCTTGCTCATATCTCTTTG GGTAAGAAAGAATCTCAGAACACATGTTGGGGATATTGATGCTGGAGCAGTTCCGTGTGGCTTTGGTCGTGCCATTGGTAACAAG GGAGGTGTTGGTTTGAGAATCCGAGTCTATGATCGTATAATGTGCTTTGTGAACTGTCATTTGGCTGCACATTTGGAAGCTGTCAATCGCCGTAATGCTGATTTTGATCACATTTATCGAAATATGATCTTCAACCGGTCATCTCTACTTAACACGGCAGCTGGTATGCTACCATACCTGTTTTTGTCTTGTTCTCTTGCCTTCTCTATGTATTTATTCTGGCTGCTTTATTCTTCTGGCTTGCCATGGGTCCTCTCTCTTGCAGCTGGTGTCTCAACTTCTGTTAATATGTCCCGAGCTCCAAAT GCTGTCAGCGGCAACACTGAAGATGTAAGGCCTGAATTAGCTGAAGCAGATGTGGTTGTTTTTCTCGGTGATTTCAATTATCGGCTTTTTGGTATATCTTACGATGAAGCAAGGGACTTTGTTTCACAAAGATGCTTTGATTGGCTCAGAGAAAAAGATCAGCTCAGAGCAGAGATGAAAGCCGGGAAAGTTTTCCAAGGGATGCGTGAGGCACTCATCAGATTCCCTCCAACATACAAGTTTGAAAGGCACCAAGCAGGTTTAGCAG GATATGATTCTGGTGAGAAGAAACGCATTCCTGCCTGGTGCGATAGAATAATATATCGTGACAATCGGCCATTACCAGTTGCTGAGTGCAGTTTAGAGTGCCCTGTAGTCTCGTCAATTATACA ATATGAGGCACGCATGGACGTGACTGACAGTGATCACAAACCTGTCCGGTGCAAACTAAGTTTACAAATTGCACATGTTGATAGATCGGTAAGGAGAAAGGAGTTTGGGGAAATTGTAAAATCCAATCAGAATATCAGGTCTAATCTTGAAGAATCAAATTATGTTCCAGAAACTATTTTGAACACCAACAACATAATCCTTCAAAATCAGGACACGTCCATTTTGCGTATCACTAATAAATGTGTAAAGGATACTGCCGTATTTAAAATCACTTGTGAAGGCCAGTCCACTGTCAAGGAGGATGGGGAAGAGCCTGACTATCGCCCGAGAGGTGCCAACGGGTTTCCTCGATGGCTTGAG aTCACACCAGCAGCAGGCATGATCAAACCTGAACAGTCTGTGGAGGTCTCAGTTCATCACGAAGAGTTTCATACCTTGGAAGAATTTGTTGATGGCATCCCTCAAAATTGGTGGTGCGAAGACACCTGCGACAAGGAAGCGATTTTAATGGTCAGTGTCCAAGGTAGTTGCTCAGCTCAAACATGTAGTCACAGAGTTCGAGTGCGGCATTGCTTCTCAGCCAAGACCCGCATGGACTCAAAATCCAACAGCTCTAAAAAATGCCAGGGAAGTCCGGTTCACAGGTCTGAAGTTCGGCAACCTAACATTTCAAGCGAAACCAACTTAAAAAATCCTAGAAGCTAA
- the LOC137732501 gene encoding type I inositol polyphosphate 5-phosphatase 12-like isoform X2 — protein MEERSEDDDRDALAGLSNAPPPRKSHSLSHQLRPTSAQKRHHQIRKHSLDDVHVVPKSVHNNNNVDYYDSSDDDFFPYSTSNSSSTTTTSNAVGGADYEVYVGGTHSHRLDQSLCMDDGDDPDDNRECQPLPEFIGSGGGTGIFKVPTRAFVHPGRPPCLELRPHPLRETQVGRFLRTIACTNTQLWAGQEGGVRVWDLKDAFEPGFGITSRVMRGDEDAAPYYESVNTSPTHCLTVDTGNRLIWTGHKDGKIRSWKMDQSLDASTPFKEGLSWQAHRAPVLAMVFTAYGDMWSGSEGGVIKIWPWETIEKSLSLKPEERHMAALLVERSCIDLRNQVTVNGVCSISSQDVKCLVSDNFRAKVWCAGSMSFSWWDARTRELVKVFNVEGQIENRVDMSAVQQDQAVEDEMKVKFVSTSKKEKSGGFLQRSRNAIMGAADAVRRVATRGAGAFVEESKKTEALVQTADGMIWSGCTNGLLVQWDGNGNRVQDFNHHYSGVQCFCTLGTRIYVGYVSGMIQVLDLEGNLIAGWVAHSSPVIKLAVGTGVVYSLATHGGIRGWHIKSPGPTDNLIRTELAAKESVYTKRDNVRILVGSWNVGQGRASQDALMSWLGSAVPDVGIVVVGLQEVEMGAGFLAMSAAKETVGLEGSSVGNWWLDNIGKALEEGKTFERMGSRQLAGLLISLWVRKNLRTHVGDIDAGAVPCGFGRAIGNKGGVGLRIRVYDRIMCFVNCHLAAHLEAVNRRNADFDHIYRNMIFNRSSLLNTAAAGVSTSVNMSRAPNAVSGNTEDVRPELAEADVVVFLGDFNYRLFGISYDEARDFVSQRCFDWLREKDQLRAEMKAGKVFQGMREALIRFPPTYKFERHQAGLAGYDSGEKKRIPAWCDRIIYRDNRPLPVAECSLECPVVSSIIQYEARMDVTDSDHKPVRCKLSLQIAHVDRSVRRKEFGEIVKSNQNIRSNLEESNYVPETILNTNNIILQNQDTSILRITNKCVKDTAVFKITCEGQSTVKEDGEEPDYRPRGANGFPRWLEITPAAGMIKPEQSVEVSVHHEEFHTLEEFVDGIPQNWWCEDTCDKEAILMVSVQGSCSAQTCSHRVRVRHCFSAKTRMDSKSNSSKKCQGSPVHRSEVRQPNISSETNLKNPRS, from the exons ATGGAGGAGAGAAGTGAGGACGACGACAGGGACGCATTGGCCGGCCTAAGCAACGCCCCTCCGCCCCGCAAATCCCATTCGTTGAGCCATCAGCTGCGCCCAACCTCCGCCCAAAAACGCCACCACCAAATACGCAAACATAGCCTCGACGACGTCCACGTTGTCCCCAAGAGCGTTCATAACAATAATAATGTGGACTACTACGACTCTTCTGACGACGATTTCTTTCCTTACTCCACCTCCAACAGcagcagcaccaccaccactagTAATGCTGTTGGCGGTGCTGATTATGAAGTGTACGTGGGCGGCACTCACTCCCATAGGCTGGACCAAAGCCTCTGCATGGACGATGGTGATGATCCTGATGACAACAGAGAATGCCAGCCGTTGCCCGAATTCATTGGCAGTGGCGGCGGCACTGGCATCTTCAAGGTTCCAACTCGCGCCTTTGTCCATCCTGGTCGTCCCCCCTGCTTGGAGCTGAGACCCCACCCTCTCAGGGAGACACAGGTTGGCAGGTTCCTCAGGACCATTGCCTGCACTAACACCCAGCTGTGGGCTGGCCAGGAGGGCGGAGTCAGGGTCTGGGATTTAAAGGACGCCTTTGAACCTGGCTTTGGTATTACTAGCAGAGTCATGAGGGGTGATGAGGATGCCGCCCCATACTATGAATCCGTCAACACCTCTCCCACCCATTGTCTCACGGTTGATACCGGCAATCGCTTGATTTGGACTGGCCATAAGGATGGCAAGATCAGGTCTTGGAAGATGGATCAGTCTTTGGATGCTTCTACTCCTTTTAAGGAAGGTCTTTCCTGGCAGGCCCACCGTGCTCCTGTTCTCGCCATGGTTTTCACTGCTTACG GTGATATGTGGTCAGGTTCCGAGGGTGGTGTTATCAAAATCTGGCCATGGGAAaccattgaaaaatctctctcccTAAAACCCGAGGAAAGGCATATGGCAGCTTTGCTGGTGGAGAGGTCGTGCATTGACCTCAGGAACCAAGTTACTGTTAATGGCGTCTGTAGTATATCTTCTCAAGATGTCAAGTGTTTGGTTTCTGATAATTTCAGAGCTAAAGTTTGGTGTGCCGGTTCTATGTCCTTCTCCTGGTG GGACGCTCGTACAAGAGAGCTTGTGAAAGTCTTTAATGTAGAAGGTCAGATTGAGAATCGAGTTGACATGTCAGCAGTGCAGCAAGATCAAGCAGTAGAAGATGAGATGAAGGTAAAATTTGTTTCAACATCCAAAAAGGAGAAATCCGGGGGCTTTCTACAACGGTCGCGTAATGCTATAATGGGAGCTGCAGATGCTGTTCGACGAGTTGCAACAAGAGGGGCTGGGGCATTTGTAGAAGAATCCAAGAAGACAGAAGCACTAGTGCAAACTGCGGATGGCATGATATGGAGTGGATGCACAAATGGTTTACTGGTTCAGTGGGATGGAAATGGTAACCGTGTGCAAGATTTTAATCACCATTATTCTGGTGTCCAATGCTTTTGCACTCTTGGGACACGAATATATGTAGGCTATGTGAGTGGCATGATTCAGGTATTGGATCTTGAGGGAAATCTGATTGCAGGATGGGTTGCACACAGTAGTCCAGTGATAAAACTGGCCGTTGGAACTGGTGTTGTTTATAGCTTGGCCACCCATGGTGGTATTCGCGGATGGCACATCAAATCTCCAGGACCTACAGACAACTTGATACGTACAGAATTGGCTGCAAAAGAAAGTGTATATACCAAAAGAGACAATGTTAGAATTTTAGTAGGCTCATGGAATGTTGGTCAAGGAAGAGCATCTCAGGATGCACTAATGTCATGGTTGGGCTCTGCTGTGCCGGATGTTGGCATTGTAGTTGTCGGGTTACAAGAAGTAGAAATGGGCGCAGGCTTTCTTGCAATGTCTGCAGCAAAAGAAACT GTAGGGCTTGAAGGGAGTTCTGTTGGCAACTGGTGGCTTGATAATATAGGAAAGGCCTTAGAAGAAGGAAAAACTTTCGAACGTATGGGTTCTAGGCAGCTTGCTGGCTTGCTCATATCTCTTTG GGTAAGAAAGAATCTCAGAACACATGTTGGGGATATTGATGCTGGAGCAGTTCCGTGTGGCTTTGGTCGTGCCATTGGTAACAAG GGAGGTGTTGGTTTGAGAATCCGAGTCTATGATCGTATAATGTGCTTTGTGAACTGTCATTTGGCTGCACATTTGGAAGCTGTCAATCGCCGTAATGCTGATTTTGATCACATTTATCGAAATATGATCTTCAACCGGTCATCTCTACTTAACACGGCAGCTG CTGGTGTCTCAACTTCTGTTAATATGTCCCGAGCTCCAAAT GCTGTCAGCGGCAACACTGAAGATGTAAGGCCTGAATTAGCTGAAGCAGATGTGGTTGTTTTTCTCGGTGATTTCAATTATCGGCTTTTTGGTATATCTTACGATGAAGCAAGGGACTTTGTTTCACAAAGATGCTTTGATTGGCTCAGAGAAAAAGATCAGCTCAGAGCAGAGATGAAAGCCGGGAAAGTTTTCCAAGGGATGCGTGAGGCACTCATCAGATTCCCTCCAACATACAAGTTTGAAAGGCACCAAGCAGGTTTAGCAG GATATGATTCTGGTGAGAAGAAACGCATTCCTGCCTGGTGCGATAGAATAATATATCGTGACAATCGGCCATTACCAGTTGCTGAGTGCAGTTTAGAGTGCCCTGTAGTCTCGTCAATTATACA ATATGAGGCACGCATGGACGTGACTGACAGTGATCACAAACCTGTCCGGTGCAAACTAAGTTTACAAATTGCACATGTTGATAGATCGGTAAGGAGAAAGGAGTTTGGGGAAATTGTAAAATCCAATCAGAATATCAGGTCTAATCTTGAAGAATCAAATTATGTTCCAGAAACTATTTTGAACACCAACAACATAATCCTTCAAAATCAGGACACGTCCATTTTGCGTATCACTAATAAATGTGTAAAGGATACTGCCGTATTTAAAATCACTTGTGAAGGCCAGTCCACTGTCAAGGAGGATGGGGAAGAGCCTGACTATCGCCCGAGAGGTGCCAACGGGTTTCCTCGATGGCTTGAG aTCACACCAGCAGCAGGCATGATCAAACCTGAACAGTCTGTGGAGGTCTCAGTTCATCACGAAGAGTTTCATACCTTGGAAGAATTTGTTGATGGCATCCCTCAAAATTGGTGGTGCGAAGACACCTGCGACAAGGAAGCGATTTTAATGGTCAGTGTCCAAGGTAGTTGCTCAGCTCAAACATGTAGTCACAGAGTTCGAGTGCGGCATTGCTTCTCAGCCAAGACCCGCATGGACTCAAAATCCAACAGCTCTAAAAAATGCCAGGGAAGTCCGGTTCACAGGTCTGAAGTTCGGCAACCTAACATTTCAAGCGAAACCAACTTAAAAAATCCTAGAAGCTAA
- the LOC137732461 gene encoding ankyrin repeat-containing protein At5g02620-like, whose product MERQSSFQAPRMEKLPSFSGAIEQQSSSRGAMEKQKSFRGFMEKQKSFRIVMEKQLSFIGGERRRSKESPGKRGDSQLHLAARAGNLVRVREILQNCNSTESIGLLSKMNQEGETPLYASAENGHAEVVGEMLKHMDLQTASIAARNGYDPFHIAVRQGHLEVLKELLHVFPNLAMTTDLSNSTALHTAATQGHINIVNLLLETDSNLAKIARNNGKTVLHSAARMGHLEVVKSLLRKDPSAAFRTDLKGQTALHMAVKGHNEEIVLELLKPDPSVLTVEDNKGNNALHIATRKGRIENVRRLLSINKEGSNINASNKAGESPLDIAEKYGSPELVSVLKEAGATNSKDQGKPANPAKQLKQTVSDIKHDVQSQLQQTRQTGARVQKIAKKLKKLHISGLNNAINNATIVAVLIATVAFAAIFTVPGQYVEEETTGLTLGEAHIANNAAFIIFFVFDSLALFISLAVVVVQTSVVVIEQKAKKQLVFVINKLMWLACLFISIAFISLTYVVVGSHSRWLAVYATVIGSTIMLTTIGSMCYCVILHRMEESKMRNIRRAESKSRSFSMSMASEHEILNSEYKRMYAL is encoded by the exons ATGGAGAGGCAGAGCAGTTTTCAGGCTCCAAGGATGGAAAAACTACCAAGTTTCAGTGGGGCAATCGAGCAACAGTCAAGTTCTCGAGGAGCGATGGAGAAACAGAAGAGTTTTCGCGGGTTTATGGAGAAGCAGAAGAGTTTTCGGATAGTTATGGAGAAGCAGCTGAGCTTTATTGGCGGTGAACGGAGGAGGAGCAAAGAGTCACCGGGTAAAAGAGGTGATTCCCAACTCCATTTGGCGGCTCGAGCAGGGAATTTAGTTAGAGTCAGAGAAATTCTTCAGAATTGTAACAGCACTGAGTCAATTGGTTTATTGTCGAAGATGAACCAGGAGGGAGAGACCCCACTCTATGCCTCAGCGGAGAATGGGCATGCTGAGGTTGTTGGGGAAATGTTGAAGCACATGGACCTTCAAACTGCATCCATCGCCGCCAGAAATGGCTACGACCCATTCCACATTGCTGTAAGACAGGGCCATCTTG aGGTGTTGAAAGAACTTCTGCACGTGTTCCCAAACTTGGCAATGACCACAGATCTATCGAATTCAACCGCCTTACACACGGCTGCTACTCAGGGGCATATTAATATTGTAAATCTCCttttggaaactgactcaaatctTGCCAAGATAGCCCGCAATAATGGAAAGACTGTGCTTCATTCAGCAGCAAGGATGGGGCACTTGGAAGTAGTCAAGTCCTTACTACGCAAGGATCCAAGTGCTGCTTTTAGAACTGATCTTAAAGGCCAAACTGCACTACACATGGCCGTGAAAGGGCACAATGAGGAGATTGTGCTGGAGTTGCTGAAACCCGACCCCTCAGTTTTGACTGTGGAAGATAACAAGGGAAACAATGCATTGCATATTGCCACAAGGAAGGGCCGTATTGAG AATGTACGCCGTCTGTTGTCCATAAATAAAGAGGGTAGTAACATCAATGCAAGCAACAAGGCTGGAGAGAGCCCCCTTGACATTGCAGAAAAATATGGGAGTCCAGAACTTGTGTCCGTGTTAAAGGAAGCAGGGGCCACCAATTCTAAAGACCAAGGAAAACCTGCAAATCCAGCAAAGCAGCTGAAGCAGACTGTGAGTGACATAAAGCACGATGTCCAATCCCAACTTCAACAGACCCGCCAAACTGGTGCCAGAGTCCAGAAAATtgcaaaaaagttgaaaaagctCCACATTAGCGGCCTCAACAATGCTATAAACAATGCCACTATTGTTGCCGTGCTGATTGCCACTGTTGCTTTTGCAGCCATATTCACAGTTCCTGGCCAATATGTTGAGGAAGAAACGACAGGGCTTACGCTTGGAGAAGCGCACATAGCAAATAATGCCgctttcatcatcttctttgtatttgacaGCCTGGCGCTCTTCATCTCCCTGGCTGTTGTGGTAGTCCAGACATCTGTGGTGGTGATTGAGCAGAAGGCAAAAAAGCAGCTTGTGTTTGTGATCAACAAGCTCATGTGGCTAGCTTGCCTCTTCATTTCGATTGCTTTTATTTCTCTGACGTATGTGGTGGTGGGCTCACACTCGAGGTGGCTTGCAGTGTATGCAACAGTAATAGGCAGCACAATCATGCTTACTACCATTGGCTCCATGTGCTATTGTGTCATTTTACATAGGATGGAGGAGAGCAAAATGAGGAACATCCGGAGAGCTGAGAGTAAGTCTCGTTCGTTCTCTATGTCTATGGCATCAGAACACGAGATTTTGAACAGCGAATATAAGAGGATGTATGCGCTTTAA
- the LOC137725717 gene encoding polygalacturonase-like yields MAYTSSFCGNIHNYYVAAVMLFFTISILFLQSSNAAAVSYNVMKFGARADGKTDSTQAFVKAWASACSSGQGNAVMYIPKGRFLLKAVVFRGPCKTRQVTVRIDGTLVAPTDYRALGNSGYWILFIKVTGLRVLGGSLDARGAALWACRKSGKSCPVGARSITFNWANNVLVSGLTSINSQATHLVVNSCNNVVVRNVKLIAPSESPNTDGIHVQSSTGVTITGSILQTGDDCISIGPGTRNLYMSNIKCGPGHGVSIGSLGKDLKEDGVQNVTLTNAVFSGSDNGVRIKSWARPSTGFVKNILFQNIIMRNVKNPIIIDQDYCPNNQGCPSMSSGVKISQVTYRNIQGTSGTAEAVTFYCSPSTPCTGIRLQDIKLTYLNKATTSSCKNIGGTSTGLLMPDSCI; encoded by the exons ATGGCCTATACATCAAGCTTCTGCGGCAACATTCATAATTATTATGTAGCAGCAGTAATGCTGTTTTTCACGATCAGCATATTGTTCTTGCAGTCTTCCAATGCAGCGGCAGTTAGCTACAATGTGATGAAGTTTGGTGCACGAGCAGATGGGAAGACGGACTCGACCCAAGCATTCGTAAAGGCATGGGCATCGGCGTGCAGCTCCGGGCAGGGAAATGCTGTCATGTACATCCCCAAAGGAAGGTTCTTGTTGAAGGCTGTGGTGTTTAGAGGTCCATGCAAGACCAGACAAGTTACAGTTCGAATAGACGGAACCCTTGTGGCCCCCACGGACTATAGGGCTTTGGGAAACTCAGGCTACTGGATTTTATTCATTAAGGTCACCGGACTTAGGGTCCTCGGTGGTTCCCTCGATGCCAGGGGGGCTGCATTATGGGCTTGCAGGAAATCCGGTAAGAGTTGCCCTGTTGGAGCTAGG TCTATAACGTTCAATTGGGCAAACAACGTTCTGGTAAGTGGTTTAACATCGATCAACAGTCAGGCAACCCACCTTGTAGTCAACAGCTGCAACAATGTGGTCGTTCGAAACGTGAAGCTGATCGCTCCGAGTGAAAGCCCAAACACAGATGGCATTCATGTGCAGAGCTCTACCGGAGTCACCATCACGGGCAGCATCTTGCAAACCGGAGACGATTGCATATCAATCGGTCCAGGCACCAGAAACCTCTATATGAGCAACATCAAGTGTGGTCCAGGACACGGCGTAAG CATTGGAAGTCTAGGCAAGGATCTCAAGGAAGATGGTGTCCAAAATGTAACCCTAACGAATGCCGTGTTCAGTGGATCAGACAATGGAGTACGAATAAAGTCATGGGCCAGGCCCAGCACTGGCTTCGTTAAGAACATTCTCTTCCAAAACATCATAATGAGGAACGTTAAAAATCCCATCATCATTGACCAGGATTATTGCCCCAATAACCAAGGCTGTCCTTCTATG AGTTCGGGTGTGAAGATTAGTCAAGTGACATACAGAAACATACAAGGGACTTCGGGAACGGCAGAGGCAGTAACATTTTATTGCAGCCCTAGCACTCCATGTACAGGGATTAGATTGCAAGACATCAAGCTTACATATCTGAATAAAGCTACCACGTCATCGTGCAAGAACATTGGTGGAACCAGCACTGGACTGCTTATGCCAGATTCTTGTATATAG